A DNA window from Pogona vitticeps strain Pit_001003342236 chromosome 2, PviZW2.1, whole genome shotgun sequence contains the following coding sequences:
- the MBTD1 gene encoding MBT domain-containing protein 1 isoform X5, producing the protein MENTKDLTEHSSRSERKRRDSFGMFDGYDSCSEDTSSSSSSDESEEEVAPLPSSLPIIKNNGQVYTYPDGKSGMATCEMCGMVGVRDAFYSKTKRFCSVSCSRSYSSNSKKASILARLQVTGKPPTKKAKVLQKQPLVAKLAAYAQYQATVQNQSKTKTASVPVEGFNWGHYISSNSSTAAPVNCFKHAPMGTCWGDISEGVRVEVPNTDCSLPTKVFWIAGIVKLAGYNALLRYEGFESDSNLDFWCNICGPDIHPVGWCATSGKPLVPPRSIQHKYMNWKTFLVKRLTGAKTLPPDFSQKVSESMQYPFKPSMRVEVVDKTHLCRTRVAIVDNVIGGRLRLVYEESEDKTDDFWCHMYSPLIHPIGWSRSIGHRFKRSDITKKQESYFDAPPHLFVKVKEIESSGEWFKEGMKLEAIDPLNLSAICVATIRKVLADGYLMIGIDGSEAADGSDWFCYHATSPSIFPVGFCEINMIELTPPRGYAKLPFKWFDYLRETGSVAAPVKLFNKEVPNHGFHVAMKLEAVDLMEPRLVCVATVTRIIHRLLRIHFDGWEDEYDQWVDCESPDLYPVGWCQLTGYQLQPPASPSSRDSQSSSSKQKKKSKSQQYKGHKKISSLQLKEELLDGEEYSFLQGASDQESNGSASHYIKQEP; encoded by the exons ACGGTCAGAAAGGAAGAGACGTGACTCATTCGGGATGTTTGATGGTTATGATAGTTGTAGTGAGGATACCAGTAGTAGTTCCAGCTCTGATGAGAGTGAAGAGGAAGTTGCTCCCTTGCCCTCAAGCCTTCCAATTATCAAGAACAATGGACAGGTCTACACATACCCAGATGGCAAATCTGGCATGg CCACCTGTGAAATGTGTGGAATGGTCGGTGTCAGAGATGCCTTTTATTCTAAAACGAAGCGTTTCTGCAGCGTCTCTTGCTCAAGAAGTTACTCATCGAACTCTAAGAAGGCCAGTATTCTGGCCAGACTTCAGGTAACG GGAAAACCTCCAACTAAGAAGGCTAAAGTGCTGCAGAAACAACCTCTAGTTGCTAAATTAGCTGCATATGCTCAATATCAAGCAACAGTACAAAACCAATCAAAGACTAAAACAG CATCTGTTCCAGTGGAAGGTTTCAATTGGGGCCACTACATCAGTAGCAATAGTTCCACAGCCGCTCCTGTTAACTGTTTTAAACAT GCTCCTATGGGGACTTGCTGGGGTGACATCTCCGAAGGAGTACGTGTAGAAGTCCCTAACACAGACTGCAGCCTACCTACCAAAGTCTTTTGGATTGCTGGGATTGTGAAATTAGCAG GTTACAATGCTTTATTAAGATACGAAGGCTTTGAAAGTGATTCGAATCTGGACTTCTGGTGCAACATCTGTGGTCCTGATATCCATCCAGTTGGCTGGTGTGCAACCAGTGGAAAACCTCTAGTGCCACCTCGAT CTATTCAACACAAATATATGAACTGGAAAACTTTCCTGGTGAAACGACTCACTGGTGCCAAAACTCTTCCCCCTGACTTCTCTCAGAAG GTATCAGAAAGCATGCAGTATCCTTTCAAGCCTTCTATGAGAGTAGAAGTTGTTGATAAAACACACCTCTGCCGAACACGGGTAGCAATTGTAGACAACGTAATTGGAGGCAGGTTAAGATTAGTATATGAAGAAAGTGAAGACAAAACAGATGATTTTTGGTGCCATATGTATAGCCCACTCATCCATCCCATTGGTTGGTCTCGAAGTATAGGACATCGGTTCAAAAGATCTG ATATCACAAAGAAACAGGAATCTTACTTTGATGCACCTCCACATTTATTTGTTAAG GTAAAAGAAATAGAGTCAAGTGGAGAATGGTTCAAGGAGGGAATGAAGTTGGAAGCCATAGATCCATTAAATCTTTCTGCAATATGTGTGGCAACTATTAGAAAG GTATTAGCAGATGGATATCTTATGATTGGAATTGATGGTTCTGAAGCGGCAGATGGGTCTGACTGGTTCTGTTACCATGCCACCTCCCCTTCTATATTCCCTGTTGGTTTCTGTGAAATCAACATGATAGAACTAACTCCACCCCGAG GTTATGCAAAACTACCTTTCAAATGGTTTGACTACCTCAGGGAAACGGGTTCAGTAGCAGCCCCTGTGAAGCTCTTTAACAAG GAAGTTCCAAACCATGGGTTTCATGTTGCAATGAAATTGGAAGCTGTGGATCTCATGGAACCTCGTCTAGTATGTGTGGCCACCGTAACTCGCATTATCCATCGCCTCTTGAGGATACATTTTGATGGCTGGGAAGATGAGTATGATCAATGGGTGGACTGTGAATCTCCTGACTTATATCCTGTAGGGTGGTGTCAACTAACTGGTTACCAACTACAGCCTCCTGCATCACCAT CATCGAGAGATAGCCAGTCAAGCTCATCCAAGCAGAAGAAAAAGTCTAAGTCGCAACAGTATAAAGGACACAAAAAAA
- the MBTD1 gene encoding MBT domain-containing protein 1 isoform X7: protein MENTKDLTEHSSRSERKRRDSFGMFDGYDSCSEDTSSSSSSDESEEEVAPLPSSLPIIKNNGQVYTYPDGKSGMATCEMCGMVGVRDAFYSKTKRFCSVSCSRSYSSNSKKASILARLQVTGKPPTKKAKVLQKQPLVAKLAAYAQYQATVQNQSKTKTASVPVEGFNWGHYISSNSSTAAPVNCFKHAPMGTCWGDISEGVRVEVPNTDCSLPTKVFWIAGIVKLAGYNALLRYEGFESDSNLDFWCNICGPDIHPVGWCATSGKPLVPPRSIQHKYMNWKTFLVKRLTGAKTLPPDFSQKVSESMQYPFKPSMRVEVVDKTHLCRTRVAIVDNVIGGRLRLVYEESEDKTDDFWCHMYSPLIHPIGWSRSIGHRFKRSDITKKQESYFDAPPHLFVKVKEIESSGEWFKEGMKLEAIDPLNLSAICVATIRKVLADGYLMIGIDGSEAADGSDWFCYHATSPSIFPVGFCEINMIELTPPRGYAKLPFKWFDYLRETGSVAAPVKLFNKEVPNHGFHVAMKLEAVDLMEPRLVCVATVTRIIHRLLRIHFDGWEDEYDQWVDCESPDLYPVGWCQLTGYQLQPPASPSSRDSQSSSSKQKKKSKSQQYKGHKKTEKYVSARKMI, encoded by the exons ACGGTCAGAAAGGAAGAGACGTGACTCATTCGGGATGTTTGATGGTTATGATAGTTGTAGTGAGGATACCAGTAGTAGTTCCAGCTCTGATGAGAGTGAAGAGGAAGTTGCTCCCTTGCCCTCAAGCCTTCCAATTATCAAGAACAATGGACAGGTCTACACATACCCAGATGGCAAATCTGGCATGg CCACCTGTGAAATGTGTGGAATGGTCGGTGTCAGAGATGCCTTTTATTCTAAAACGAAGCGTTTCTGCAGCGTCTCTTGCTCAAGAAGTTACTCATCGAACTCTAAGAAGGCCAGTATTCTGGCCAGACTTCAGGTAACG GGAAAACCTCCAACTAAGAAGGCTAAAGTGCTGCAGAAACAACCTCTAGTTGCTAAATTAGCTGCATATGCTCAATATCAAGCAACAGTACAAAACCAATCAAAGACTAAAACAG CATCTGTTCCAGTGGAAGGTTTCAATTGGGGCCACTACATCAGTAGCAATAGTTCCACAGCCGCTCCTGTTAACTGTTTTAAACAT GCTCCTATGGGGACTTGCTGGGGTGACATCTCCGAAGGAGTACGTGTAGAAGTCCCTAACACAGACTGCAGCCTACCTACCAAAGTCTTTTGGATTGCTGGGATTGTGAAATTAGCAG GTTACAATGCTTTATTAAGATACGAAGGCTTTGAAAGTGATTCGAATCTGGACTTCTGGTGCAACATCTGTGGTCCTGATATCCATCCAGTTGGCTGGTGTGCAACCAGTGGAAAACCTCTAGTGCCACCTCGAT CTATTCAACACAAATATATGAACTGGAAAACTTTCCTGGTGAAACGACTCACTGGTGCCAAAACTCTTCCCCCTGACTTCTCTCAGAAG GTATCAGAAAGCATGCAGTATCCTTTCAAGCCTTCTATGAGAGTAGAAGTTGTTGATAAAACACACCTCTGCCGAACACGGGTAGCAATTGTAGACAACGTAATTGGAGGCAGGTTAAGATTAGTATATGAAGAAAGTGAAGACAAAACAGATGATTTTTGGTGCCATATGTATAGCCCACTCATCCATCCCATTGGTTGGTCTCGAAGTATAGGACATCGGTTCAAAAGATCTG ATATCACAAAGAAACAGGAATCTTACTTTGATGCACCTCCACATTTATTTGTTAAG GTAAAAGAAATAGAGTCAAGTGGAGAATGGTTCAAGGAGGGAATGAAGTTGGAAGCCATAGATCCATTAAATCTTTCTGCAATATGTGTGGCAACTATTAGAAAG GTATTAGCAGATGGATATCTTATGATTGGAATTGATGGTTCTGAAGCGGCAGATGGGTCTGACTGGTTCTGTTACCATGCCACCTCCCCTTCTATATTCCCTGTTGGTTTCTGTGAAATCAACATGATAGAACTAACTCCACCCCGAG GTTATGCAAAACTACCTTTCAAATGGTTTGACTACCTCAGGGAAACGGGTTCAGTAGCAGCCCCTGTGAAGCTCTTTAACAAG GAAGTTCCAAACCATGGGTTTCATGTTGCAATGAAATTGGAAGCTGTGGATCTCATGGAACCTCGTCTAGTATGTGTGGCCACCGTAACTCGCATTATCCATCGCCTCTTGAGGATACATTTTGATGGCTGGGAAGATGAGTATGATCAATGGGTGGACTGTGAATCTCCTGACTTATATCCTGTAGGGTGGTGTCAACTAACTGGTTACCAACTACAGCCTCCTGCATCACCAT CATCGAGAGATAGCCAGTCAAGCTCATCCAAGCAGAAGAAAAAGTCTAAGTCGCAACAGTATAAAGGACACAAAAAAA
- the MBTD1 gene encoding MBT domain-containing protein 1 isoform X6: MENTKDLTEHSSRSERKRRDSFGMFDGYDSCSEDTSSSSSSDESEEEVAPLPSSLPIIKNNGQVYTYPDGKSGMATCEMCGMVGVRDAFYSKTKRFCSVSCSRSYSSNSKKASILARLQGKPPTKKAKVLQKQPLVAKLAAYAQYQATVQNQSKTKTASVPVEGFNWGHYISSNSSTAAPVNCFKHAPMGTCWGDISEGVRVEVPNTDCSLPTKVFWIAGIVKLAGYNALLRYEGFESDSNLDFWCNICGPDIHPVGWCATSGKPLVPPRSIQHKYMNWKTFLVKRLTGAKTLPPDFSQKVSESMQYPFKPSMRVEVVDKTHLCRTRVAIVDNVIGGRLRLVYEESEDKTDDFWCHMYSPLIHPIGWSRSIGHRFKRSDITKKQESYFDAPPHLFVKVKEIESSGEWFKEGMKLEAIDPLNLSAICVATIRKVLADGYLMIGIDGSEAADGSDWFCYHATSPSIFPVGFCEINMIELTPPRGYAKLPFKWFDYLRETGSVAAPVKLFNKEVPNHGFHVAMKLEAVDLMEPRLVCVATVTRIIHRLLRIHFDGWEDEYDQWVDCESPDLYPVGWCQLTGYQLQPPASPSSRDSQSSSSKQKKKSKSQQYKGHKKISSLQLKEELLDGEEYSFLQGASDQESNGSASHYIKQEP; encoded by the exons ACGGTCAGAAAGGAAGAGACGTGACTCATTCGGGATGTTTGATGGTTATGATAGTTGTAGTGAGGATACCAGTAGTAGTTCCAGCTCTGATGAGAGTGAAGAGGAAGTTGCTCCCTTGCCCTCAAGCCTTCCAATTATCAAGAACAATGGACAGGTCTACACATACCCAGATGGCAAATCTGGCATGg CCACCTGTGAAATGTGTGGAATGGTCGGTGTCAGAGATGCCTTTTATTCTAAAACGAAGCGTTTCTGCAGCGTCTCTTGCTCAAGAAGTTACTCATCGAACTCTAAGAAGGCCAGTATTCTGGCCAGACTTCAG GGAAAACCTCCAACTAAGAAGGCTAAAGTGCTGCAGAAACAACCTCTAGTTGCTAAATTAGCTGCATATGCTCAATATCAAGCAACAGTACAAAACCAATCAAAGACTAAAACAG CATCTGTTCCAGTGGAAGGTTTCAATTGGGGCCACTACATCAGTAGCAATAGTTCCACAGCCGCTCCTGTTAACTGTTTTAAACAT GCTCCTATGGGGACTTGCTGGGGTGACATCTCCGAAGGAGTACGTGTAGAAGTCCCTAACACAGACTGCAGCCTACCTACCAAAGTCTTTTGGATTGCTGGGATTGTGAAATTAGCAG GTTACAATGCTTTATTAAGATACGAAGGCTTTGAAAGTGATTCGAATCTGGACTTCTGGTGCAACATCTGTGGTCCTGATATCCATCCAGTTGGCTGGTGTGCAACCAGTGGAAAACCTCTAGTGCCACCTCGAT CTATTCAACACAAATATATGAACTGGAAAACTTTCCTGGTGAAACGACTCACTGGTGCCAAAACTCTTCCCCCTGACTTCTCTCAGAAG GTATCAGAAAGCATGCAGTATCCTTTCAAGCCTTCTATGAGAGTAGAAGTTGTTGATAAAACACACCTCTGCCGAACACGGGTAGCAATTGTAGACAACGTAATTGGAGGCAGGTTAAGATTAGTATATGAAGAAAGTGAAGACAAAACAGATGATTTTTGGTGCCATATGTATAGCCCACTCATCCATCCCATTGGTTGGTCTCGAAGTATAGGACATCGGTTCAAAAGATCTG ATATCACAAAGAAACAGGAATCTTACTTTGATGCACCTCCACATTTATTTGTTAAG GTAAAAGAAATAGAGTCAAGTGGAGAATGGTTCAAGGAGGGAATGAAGTTGGAAGCCATAGATCCATTAAATCTTTCTGCAATATGTGTGGCAACTATTAGAAAG GTATTAGCAGATGGATATCTTATGATTGGAATTGATGGTTCTGAAGCGGCAGATGGGTCTGACTGGTTCTGTTACCATGCCACCTCCCCTTCTATATTCCCTGTTGGTTTCTGTGAAATCAACATGATAGAACTAACTCCACCCCGAG GTTATGCAAAACTACCTTTCAAATGGTTTGACTACCTCAGGGAAACGGGTTCAGTAGCAGCCCCTGTGAAGCTCTTTAACAAG GAAGTTCCAAACCATGGGTTTCATGTTGCAATGAAATTGGAAGCTGTGGATCTCATGGAACCTCGTCTAGTATGTGTGGCCACCGTAACTCGCATTATCCATCGCCTCTTGAGGATACATTTTGATGGCTGGGAAGATGAGTATGATCAATGGGTGGACTGTGAATCTCCTGACTTATATCCTGTAGGGTGGTGTCAACTAACTGGTTACCAACTACAGCCTCCTGCATCACCAT CATCGAGAGATAGCCAGTCAAGCTCATCCAAGCAGAAGAAAAAGTCTAAGTCGCAACAGTATAAAGGACACAAAAAAA